The Mesorhizobium koreense genome includes a window with the following:
- a CDS encoding HisA/HisF-related TIM barrel protein, giving the protein MHVIPVLDLKGGEVVRAAKGRRDQYRPIVTPLSASSDVVAVAEGLRTLYPFPIFYVADLDAIEGREPNSAALDRLRAMAEPPQLWVDAGFADAERLSAALAKPSVYPVLGTESQHDDALLQRYRDQPNLILSLDFFGDGFRGPASFLDKPELWPRRIIVMTLAKVGAAAGPDFERLEEIRAKAGDREIIAAGGVRNEADIRTLSSLGIAAALVATSLHDGTLTPEQLASLRA; this is encoded by the coding sequence ATGCACGTCATTCCTGTCCTGGATCTGAAAGGCGGCGAGGTCGTGCGTGCCGCGAAGGGGCGGCGCGACCAGTACAGGCCGATCGTAACGCCGCTCAGCGCCAGTTCCGATGTCGTTGCCGTGGCGGAAGGCCTGCGCACGCTCTACCCCTTTCCGATATTCTACGTAGCCGATCTCGACGCCATCGAAGGCCGCGAACCGAACAGCGCCGCGCTTGACCGTCTCAGGGCGATGGCCGAGCCGCCGCAGCTTTGGGTCGATGCGGGCTTTGCCGACGCCGAAAGGCTTTCGGCGGCGCTCGCCAAACCTTCCGTCTATCCCGTGCTCGGGACGGAATCGCAGCACGACGACGCATTGCTTCAGCGCTACCGCGACCAACCGAACCTGATCCTCTCGCTCGATTTCTTCGGTGACGGCTTTCGTGGCCCGGCGTCCTTTCTCGACAAGCCGGAACTCTGGCCGCGAAGGATAATCGTCATGACGCTCGCCAAGGTTGGCGCCGCGGCCGGTCCCGATTTCGAGCGCCTGGAAGAGATCAGGGCGAAGGCCGGCGATCGCGAGATCATCGCGGCTGGCGGCGTGCGCAACGAAGCCGATATCCGCACGCTCTCATCGCTCGGCATCGCCGCCGCACTGGTGGCAACGTCGCTGCATGACGGCACACTCACGCCGGAGCAACTGGCGTCGCTCCGCGCCTGA
- the fae gene encoding formaldehyde-activating enzyme: MAKISKVMVGESLVGDGNEVAHVDLLIGPRGSAVESAFCNALTNNKDGFTSLLAVIAPNLACKPNTVMFNKVTIKGAKQAVQMFGPAQHAVAKAVQDSVAEGVIPANEADDVFICVGVFIHWDAADDAKIQKFNYQATKEAIQRAIAGTPTAAEATAQRDSVKHPFAA; encoded by the coding sequence ATGGCAAAGATCTCGAAAGTAATGGTCGGTGAATCGCTGGTCGGGGACGGCAATGAAGTGGCCCACGTCGATCTGCTTATCGGGCCGCGCGGAAGCGCCGTCGAATCAGCATTCTGCAACGCGCTCACCAACAACAAGGACGGCTTCACCTCGCTTCTGGCGGTGATCGCGCCTAACCTCGCCTGCAAACCCAATACGGTGATGTTCAACAAGGTCACGATCAAGGGCGCCAAACAGGCTGTCCAGATGTTCGGACCCGCCCAGCACGCGGTGGCGAAGGCTGTGCAGGACAGCGTCGCCGAAGGTGTCATCCCCGCCAATGAGGCAGACGATGTCTTCATCTGCGTCGGCGTCTTTATCCATTGGGACGCCGCGGACGACGCCAAGATCCAGAAGTTCAACTACCAGGCGACCAAGGAAGCCATCCAGCGTGCCATTGCCGGCACGCCGACGGCGGCGGAAGCCACCGCACAGCGCGACAGCGTCAAGCATCCGTTCGCGGCCTAG
- a CDS encoding triphosphoribosyl-dephospho-CoA synthase, translated as MTQPREYLQTAYEDACRLEIEALKPGNVHVFADGHRMSAGQFLESASVSAGPLTDPGLSVGRRILEAIRATRKAVGTNTNLGIVLLAAPLIRAAEMPGHDLRVNLGAVLDGVDMDDTAAVFEAIALASPGGLGSAENDVREKPRIGLLEAMREAAGRDMIARQYITGFADVFDIGLAAYENALARGEGGMWPTIAVYMSFLAGFPDSHVARNHGLETANEVHREAARLRAALLSEKDEAGRLELLLGLDRRLKAQAINPGTSADLTVACLLVHFVGHRLA; from the coding sequence ATGACCCAGCCGCGCGAATATCTCCAGACTGCCTATGAAGATGCCTGCCGCCTGGAGATCGAGGCGCTGAAACCTGGCAACGTCCATGTCTTCGCCGACGGCCATCGCATGTCCGCCGGGCAGTTCCTGGAGAGCGCCAGCGTTTCGGCCGGCCCGCTCACCGACCCCGGTCTTTCGGTAGGGCGGCGCATCCTGGAGGCCATTCGTGCGACACGTAAAGCGGTCGGCACCAACACCAATCTCGGCATCGTCCTTCTCGCCGCGCCTCTGATCCGGGCGGCCGAGATGCCGGGCCACGATTTGCGCGTCAATCTCGGCGCGGTGCTCGACGGCGTGGACATGGACGACACCGCCGCGGTGTTCGAGGCGATCGCTCTTGCCTCGCCGGGCGGGCTCGGATCGGCGGAGAACGACGTGCGCGAGAAGCCCAGGATCGGGCTTCTGGAGGCCATGCGCGAGGCCGCCGGCCGGGACATGATCGCCCGGCAATACATCACCGGCTTCGCAGATGTATTCGACATCGGGCTCGCCGCCTACGAGAACGCGCTTGCGCGCGGCGAAGGCGGCATGTGGCCGACAATTGCCGTCTACATGTCGTTCCTCGCAGGCTTTCCGGACAGCCACGTGGCCCGCAACCATGGCCTGGAAACCGCAAACGAGGTCCACAGGGAAGCCGCCCGTCTCAGGGCGGCGCTGCTTTCGGAAAAGGATGAGGCAGGACGTTTGGAACTGCTGCTGGGCCTCGACCGCCGGTTGAAGGCACAGGCCATCAATCCCGGCACCTCGGCCGACCTGACGGTAGCTTGCCTTTTAGTCCACTTCGTCGGCCATCGCCTTGCATAA
- a CDS encoding ATP-grasp domain-containing protein produces the protein MIPRILIASDTTGAQTKGLAAKLRRRGAAVATAPLAAIGFDTESLSGLSIPTFGGTLPDAVLVRSVAAGSFEAITRRLGVLHALNRLSVPVWNSAQAIERCVDKSMTTFLLRNAGVPTPSTFAVEGLETAQAVAARELERTPLVLKPLFGAQGRGIRLIRTLSDLPVEEEVDGVYYLQHYIPRAGPPFHDFRVFVCAGKAVAMMSRRGEGWITNVFQGGVPERIEGHDETELERLAIAATAAVGADFAGVDIVAAEDGALFVLEVNSMPAWSGLQSVAAVNIADIIAEALLASLAARSQPDEAARPYRLAAPANS, from the coding sequence ATGATCCCACGCATCCTCATCGCAAGCGACACGACGGGCGCGCAAACCAAAGGTCTCGCCGCGAAACTGAGACGGCGCGGTGCCGCCGTTGCAACGGCGCCGCTCGCGGCGATCGGCTTCGACACCGAAAGTCTAAGCGGCCTTTCGATCCCGACATTCGGCGGCACCCTTCCGGATGCCGTGCTTGTCCGCTCGGTAGCGGCCGGATCGTTCGAAGCGATCACGCGCCGCCTCGGCGTGCTGCATGCGCTGAACAGGCTTTCGGTGCCGGTATGGAACTCGGCTCAGGCGATAGAACGCTGCGTCGACAAATCGATGACGACCTTCCTTTTGCGGAACGCCGGCGTGCCGACGCCATCGACCTTCGCCGTCGAAGGCTTGGAGACGGCGCAAGCGGTCGCGGCGCGCGAACTTGAACGGACGCCACTGGTGCTGAAACCGCTCTTCGGCGCGCAGGGACGCGGTATAAGACTGATCCGGACGCTTTCCGACCTGCCGGTCGAGGAAGAGGTCGACGGCGTCTATTATCTCCAGCATTACATTCCGCGCGCCGGTCCGCCTTTCCACGATTTCCGCGTTTTCGTCTGTGCCGGCAAGGCGGTGGCGATGATGAGCCGCCGAGGCGAGGGCTGGATCACCAATGTATTCCAGGGCGGCGTTCCGGAGCGGATCGAGGGACACGACGAAACCGAACTGGAGCGCCTGGCAATCGCCGCGACGGCGGCCGTCGGTGCGGATTTTGCCGGCGTCGACATCGTGGCTGCGGAAGACGGCGCGCTTTTCGTGCTCGAGGTCAACAGCATGCCCGCTTGGTCAGGATTGCAGTCGGTCGCGGCTGTCAATATCGCCGATATCATCGCCGAGGCTTTGCTGGCGTCCCTGGCCGCTCGTAGCCAACCGGATGAGGCGGCAAGACCGTACCGCCTCGCCGCGCCGGCTAATTCGTGA
- the mch gene encoding methenyltetrahydromethanopterin cyclohydrolase, protein MKDGWASLNENARGIADGMARDAERLRIAVSNGPLGERLIDAGAKVTGGVEAGLLMAEAAMGGLGTVSTMMDRNSRKWPLTVQVRSSQPVLACLGSQYAGWNLSDEGYFAMGSGPARALARVEPLFQTLAYRDTASTAVLVLETAKPPPQAVVEKVAKATGLEAGKLTFLFAPTQSLAGTVQIVARVLEVALHKANDLKFPLEDIVDGIGAAPVPAPHPDFLTAMGRTNDAIIYGGSVQLFVKGSAKDAEELAQQLPSRASRDYGQPFAEIFSRFKGDFYAIDPLLFSPAEIIVTAVDTGDTFRAGERDLYMLERSLG, encoded by the coding sequence ATGAAGGACGGCTGGGCTTCCTTGAACGAGAATGCTCGAGGCATCGCCGACGGCATGGCACGTGATGCCGAGCGCCTGCGGATCGCCGTCTCGAACGGCCCCCTCGGCGAACGCCTGATCGATGCTGGGGCAAAGGTCACCGGCGGCGTCGAAGCCGGACTCCTGATGGCAGAAGCCGCGATGGGCGGCCTCGGCACCGTTTCAACGATGATGGATCGTAACTCGCGAAAATGGCCGCTCACGGTGCAGGTCCGTTCCTCCCAGCCCGTCCTTGCCTGCCTCGGTAGCCAATATGCCGGATGGAATCTGTCGGACGAAGGTTATTTTGCCATGGGCTCCGGCCCGGCGCGGGCATTGGCACGAGTGGAGCCACTTTTCCAGACACTCGCCTATCGCGACACCGCCTCCACCGCCGTCCTGGTGCTCGAAACGGCCAAGCCACCGCCGCAGGCAGTGGTAGAGAAAGTGGCAAAGGCCACCGGGCTTGAGGCCGGAAAGCTGACCTTCCTCTTCGCGCCGACGCAAAGCCTTGCCGGAACGGTGCAGATCGTGGCGCGGGTGCTGGAAGTGGCGCTCCATAAGGCCAACGATCTCAAATTCCCGCTGGAGGACATCGTCGACGGCATCGGCGCGGCCCCCGTCCCTGCCCCGCATCCCGATTTCCTGACCGCGATGGGCCGCACCAACGACGCCATCATCTACGGCGGCAGCGTCCAGCTCTTCGTCAAGGGTTCGGCGAAGGACGCGGAAGAACTCGCGCAACAACTGCCGAGCCGCGCCTCGCGCGACTACGGCCAGCCCTTCGCCGAGATATTCTCCCGCTTCAAGGGCGATTTCTATGCCATCGACCCCTTGCTGTTCAGCCCCGCCGAGATCATCGTCACAGCGGTCGACACCGGCGATACATTCCGCGCCGGCGAGCGGGATCTTTATATGCTCGAACGGAGTTTGGGATAG
- a CDS encoding ATP-grasp domain-containing protein, which produces MHAKSPNSGTLLIAAISGRALAAAARRAGYRPLVADFFCDIDTIALAERTAKLPGDLQNGIDDSRMVEMLGQLAGDDQPLAIVLGSGFERKPDLVDEIARHYPLAGNDGAAIRRIKHPGMLAADCAELGIPHPAFRWEAPPDPENWVVKTIGGAGGAHIARADGAVIAPGRYFQRFVKGESISALFIGDGKGARIIGFSRQWTSPAPAAPYRYGGAVRLRRFDREQATMIDGWLSGLAQRVGLVGLCSADFIRSPDGYRLMEINPRPGATLDIFDDMDAPLMKAHLDAASGRPYRLPRFADSMASMIAYASAPIARFPAFAWPDWTADHQTPDTSLVAGDPVCTVFARGPSADATSRAVKARIAQLRHQWEVATPSPNPSPQGQSNHAGHSRGFVPPPLTPPHKGEGNAGTTSELKSSKFMLCSAEPSPPPPCGEGLGVGVNDRTASICDRPDWAESTP; this is translated from the coding sequence TTGCACGCGAAATCGCCAAATAGCGGCACACTCCTGATCGCCGCGATTTCCGGACGCGCGCTGGCAGCGGCGGCGCGGCGGGCGGGTTATCGTCCGCTGGTCGCCGACTTCTTCTGCGATATAGACACAATCGCGCTGGCCGAACGCACGGCGAAACTGCCCGGCGATCTGCAAAACGGCATAGATGACAGCCGCATGGTCGAGATGCTTGGACAATTGGCAGGCGACGACCAGCCGCTCGCAATCGTCCTCGGATCGGGCTTCGAGCGAAAGCCGGACCTCGTCGACGAGATCGCACGGCACTATCCGCTCGCCGGCAATGACGGCGCGGCGATCCGCCGGATAAAGCACCCCGGGATGCTGGCCGCCGACTGCGCCGAACTCGGTATCCCGCATCCTGCCTTTCGCTGGGAAGCGCCGCCGGATCCCGAGAACTGGGTCGTCAAGACGATAGGCGGCGCCGGCGGTGCCCATATCGCGCGTGCCGATGGGGCGGTCATCGCACCGGGCCGGTATTTTCAGCGCTTCGTCAAGGGCGAAAGCATCTCAGCGCTTTTCATCGGCGATGGCAAAGGCGCGCGCATCATCGGCTTCAGCCGGCAATGGACATCCCCTGCCCCGGCCGCGCCCTATCGTTATGGCGGCGCGGTGAGACTGAGGCGCTTCGACCGCGAGCAGGCGACGATGATCGACGGCTGGCTTTCCGGCCTCGCGCAGCGTGTAGGCCTCGTCGGCCTGTGCAGCGCGGACTTCATCCGAAGCCCCGACGGCTACCGGCTGATGGAGATCAATCCACGGCCCGGCGCCACGCTGGACATCTTCGACGACATGGATGCCCCGCTGATGAAAGCGCATCTCGATGCCGCGTCCGGCAGACCGTACCGCCTGCCGCGTTTCGCCGACTCCATGGCGTCGATGATCGCCTATGCTTCGGCACCGATCGCGCGTTTTCCTGCCTTTGCATGGCCCGACTGGACGGCGGACCATCAAACTCCCGATACGAGCCTCGTCGCCGGCGACCCCGTCTGCACGGTCTTCGCCCGCGGTCCGAGCGCCGACGCCACAAGCAGGGCCGTGAAAGCCCGCATCGCGCAATTGCGGCATCAGTGGGAAGTGGCGACCCCCAGTCCTAACCCCTCCCCACAAGGGCAGAGCAATCACGCAGGGCATTCGCGCGGCTTCGTACCCCCACCCCTAACCCCTCCCCACAAGGGGGAGGGAAACGCCGGCACCACTTCCGAGCTAAAGTCATCGAAGTTTATGCTATGCAGCGCCGAGCCAAGTCCACCTCCCCCTTGTGGGGAGGGGTTAGGGGTGGGGGTAAACGACCGCACGGCTTCCATATGCGATCGCCCTGACTGGGCGGAGAGCACGCCATGA
- a CDS encoding NAD(P)-dependent methylenetetrahydromethanopterin dehydrogenase — protein MARKHILHMLTPLKQMSPFDVNMALDAGFDAVVPYVGVDLREVTGLVQDAIFSRPPDAGVDTGIFIAGKDALLALDMFDAAKKAMVPPFKISVFADPAGSFTTAAAMVAKIEKALESKFQRGLKGTRISVFGATGVVGFCTAVIASREGANVTLAGYDGAERVKRIAAGMKDRFKVDVGAVDGSTDAAKKSLVDDSEVVLACARAGIQVISKQQLKGSGLLIAADVNAVPPAGIEGLDVHANGDPLEATKAVGIGPLAIGNVKYKVESGLFRRMIDSEKAVTLDFQDAFSLAREIAK, from the coding sequence ATGGCCCGCAAGCACATATTGCACATGCTGACACCGCTGAAGCAGATGAGCCCGTTCGATGTGAACATGGCGCTCGACGCCGGCTTCGATGCGGTCGTGCCCTATGTCGGCGTCGACCTCAGGGAGGTGACGGGGCTGGTGCAGGACGCCATCTTCTCGCGCCCGCCCGATGCAGGCGTTGATACGGGTATCTTCATCGCTGGCAAGGATGCTTTGCTGGCGCTCGACATGTTCGACGCGGCCAAAAAGGCGATGGTCCCGCCATTCAAGATATCGGTGTTCGCCGACCCGGCCGGTTCCTTCACAACGGCCGCGGCCATGGTGGCCAAGATCGAGAAGGCGCTGGAGAGCAAGTTCCAGCGCGGCTTGAAGGGCACGCGCATCAGCGTCTTCGGCGCGACCGGGGTCGTCGGCTTCTGCACGGCCGTCATCGCCTCCAGGGAAGGCGCCAACGTCACGCTCGCGGGCTATGACGGCGCCGAAAGGGTGAAGAGGATCGCAGCCGGGATGAAGGATCGGTTCAAGGTCGACGTCGGGGCGGTTGACGGCTCGACCGATGCGGCCAAGAAGAGCCTCGTCGACGACAGCGAAGTGGTGCTGGCTTGCGCCAGGGCGGGTATCCAGGTGATCTCGAAGCAGCAATTGAAGGGAAGCGGCCTCCTCATCGCCGCCGACGTCAATGCCGTCCCTCCGGCCGGCATAGAGGGCCTGGACGTCCATGCCAACGGCGATCCGCTCGAAGCGACAAAGGCTGTCGGCATCGGCCCGCTCGCCATCGGCAATGTCAAGTATAAGGTGGAGTCAGGCCTTTTCAGAAGAATGATCGATTCCGAAAAAGCGGTCACTCTCGATTTCCAGGATGCGTTCTCCCTTGCACGCGAAATCGCCAAATAG
- a CDS encoding beta-ribofuranosylaminobenzene 5'-phosphate synthase family protein, translating to MSNCVTIRVPARLHLGFLDLNGEVGRRFGSVGLPLSEPETVVTLSRSAETGIHGPESERAGRHLSALCRHLGIRTNHRLVIEEAIPPHAGLGSGTQIALAVAAALRTLHGLPLDPAGDGVFLERGGRSGIGIASFESGGIIIDAGKDDSNAPPPVVARLPFPDDWRIILILDHAGHGLHGENEVAAFRSLPPFPAAEAGEICRRVLMGVMPALVERDLPAFGAGISAIQLMIGTHFAPAQGGVFTSKRVEALARSLADAGAVGIGQSSWGPTGFAFAPSAAAAMEMVGAVLKSVPEGIEIRIVRGRNAGATINSTELNLVGS from the coding sequence ATGTCGAATTGTGTGACCATAAGGGTGCCCGCCCGCCTGCATCTCGGTTTCCTTGACCTTAACGGTGAAGTGGGGCGTCGCTTCGGCAGTGTCGGCCTGCCGCTCAGCGAGCCGGAAACGGTCGTCACCCTGTCCAGATCCGCCGAAACCGGCATCCATGGCCCGGAATCCGAACGTGCCGGCAGGCATCTGTCAGCGCTCTGCCGGCATCTCGGCATACGGACGAACCACAGACTGGTGATCGAGGAGGCGATCCCGCCGCATGCCGGCCTCGGCTCGGGCACCCAGATCGCGCTTGCGGTTGCGGCCGCGTTGCGCACGCTGCACGGCCTGCCTCTTGATCCCGCCGGCGACGGCGTCTTTCTCGAACGCGGCGGACGCTCGGGCATCGGCATCGCCAGTTTCGAATCCGGCGGTATCATTATCGATGCCGGCAAGGATGACAGCAACGCGCCGCCGCCGGTCGTCGCGCGGCTGCCTTTCCCGGATGATTGGCGCATCATCCTGATCCTCGACCACGCCGGTCATGGGCTGCACGGGGAGAATGAAGTCGCCGCTTTCCGCTCCCTGCCGCCCTTTCCCGCGGCTGAAGCCGGCGAGATATGCCGACGGGTGCTGATGGGTGTCATGCCGGCGCTGGTCGAGCGCGATCTTCCTGCCTTTGGAGCCGGCATCTCGGCGATCCAGCTGATGATCGGCACCCATTTCGCCCCGGCGCAGGGCGGCGTGTTCACTTCCAAGCGGGTCGAGGCCCTTGCGCGGAGCCTGGCCGATGCCGGGGCGGTCGGCATCGGCCAGAGTTCGTGGGGACCGACCGGCTTTGCCTTCGCACCCTCCGCGGCGGCGGCAATGGAAATGGTTGGCGCCGTTCTCAAATCGGTCCCCGAGGGGATCGAAATCAGGATCGTGCGCGGCCGGAACGCAGGCGCAACGATCAATTCGACGGAATTGAACCTCGTCGGCAGTTGA
- a CDS encoding 4a-hydroxytetrahydrobiopterin dehydratase — translation MSEASKEKVYSEAEIAERLQKELPNWHYENGWIRRKYKTHSWKSTLMVINTVGHLAEAAWHHPDITASYAWVEVRLKNHAAKGVTDKDFELAKKIEEVVHWQPGKEGGALEGTPPTDQRFAYIKYD, via the coding sequence ATGAGTGAAGCCAGCAAGGAGAAGGTTTATTCGGAAGCCGAGATCGCCGAACGGCTGCAAAAGGAACTTCCGAATTGGCATTACGAGAACGGCTGGATCCGGCGGAAATACAAGACTCATAGCTGGAAATCGACGCTGATGGTCATCAACACGGTCGGCCATCTGGCCGAGGCCGCGTGGCATCATCCCGACATCACGGCCTCCTATGCCTGGGTCGAGGTCCGGCTGAAGAACCACGCGGCTAAAGGCGTGACCGACAAGGATTTCGAACTGGCAAAAAAGATCGAGGAAGTCGTCCACTGGCAGCCGGGCAAGGAAGGCGGTGCGCTTGAAGGAACGCCGCCGACCGACCAGCGCTTCGCCTATATCAAATATGACTGA
- a CDS encoding tungsten formylmethanofuran dehydrogenase, giving the protein MAVAWIGNRETLVEHAVAHAAALLGSSRCPVFSFDTDIHGTRAAIALAEQVGAAYDHVEGAALARETALFTDKGAMTIAPGEARRRADMVVIVGDLPEAYDGFLADLANSVPDLSEKNAREFFLIGTGGAMPSFLNGTKATRLSVGKAGLAATLAALRAQCAGRKVSTPVSKFDNFAAALAAAKFPIFLFSGLTSDTFALEMLQGLVADLNRKGRASSLHLPASESGWGGALASTWMTGFAPRTGFGRGFPEFDPWRFDIERMIAEGEADLHLRIARGKSGPAPKGKGVPLIVLTKTPKPVAGAAVTIAIGEAGVDHDAVVYSARTGTLHSAVATAPTTLPSAAEIIRSIGSHVSPEAGWPC; this is encoded by the coding sequence ATGGCGGTTGCATGGATCGGCAACCGGGAAACGCTGGTCGAGCACGCGGTTGCGCATGCCGCGGCGCTTTTGGGGTCGAGCCGGTGCCCGGTTTTCAGTTTCGATACGGATATTCATGGAACGCGCGCGGCGATCGCGCTCGCTGAACAGGTCGGTGCGGCCTATGACCATGTCGAGGGCGCGGCGCTGGCGCGGGAGACCGCGCTTTTCACCGACAAGGGCGCGATGACGATAGCGCCCGGCGAAGCGCGCCGCCGGGCCGACATGGTGGTGATCGTCGGCGACTTGCCGGAAGCCTATGACGGCTTCCTGGCGGACCTCGCCAACTCCGTTCCCGATCTTTCCGAGAAGAACGCGCGAGAATTCTTCCTTATCGGCACTGGCGGTGCGATGCCCTCATTCCTGAACGGCACGAAAGCGACCAGGCTTTCCGTTGGGAAGGCGGGTCTCGCCGCCACCCTTGCGGCGCTCAGGGCACAATGTGCGGGCCGGAAAGTATCTACGCCGGTTTCGAAGTTCGACAATTTCGCCGCCGCGCTTGCGGCTGCGAAATTCCCGATCTTCCTGTTTTCGGGACTGACCTCGGACACATTTGCACTCGAAATGCTGCAAGGGTTGGTCGCAGACCTGAACCGGAAGGGGCGCGCGTCGAGCCTCCATCTACCGGCCAGCGAAAGCGGCTGGGGCGGTGCGCTGGCCTCCACGTGGATGACCGGCTTTGCGCCGCGCACTGGCTTCGGGCGCGGCTTTCCGGAATTCGATCCGTGGCGCTTCGACATCGAGCGCATGATCGCGGAAGGCGAGGCCGACCTTCATCTCAGGATTGCGCGCGGGAAGTCGGGGCCAGCCCCGAAGGGCAAGGGCGTTCCGCTCATCGTGCTTACGAAGACGCCGAAGCCGGTTGCCGGTGCGGCCGTGACCATCGCTATCGGCGAGGCCGGCGTCGATCACGACGCGGTCGTCTATAGCGCCCGCACGGGAACGCTCCATTCCGCTGTGGCGACTGCTCCCACCACCCTTCCTTCGGCAGCGGAGATCATCCGCTCGATCGGCTCGCATGTCAGCCCCGAAGCGGGGTGGCCATGCTGA